The Fulvia fulva chromosome 1, complete sequence region GATATTGTCAAGACGATCGGAGATCTTCGCAGCGACGACTCTTTTGCAGGCAAGAAAGAGGCCGATACTGTGCTTTCTGCGGCTATCAAGTATGCTGGTCCCGATGCCGTACTCTCAGTGCTACCTCTCAATCTCGGAAAGACTGCTTCTGGACCTGGTCGGGCATGGCTGCTGCCCATCATGCGTGACTCTGTCAGCAACACCAGGTTGGCGCACTTTCGGTCCGAGCTGGTTCCCCTTAGCGAGAACCTGTTTCAGCGAGTCCTTAACCACGGCAGCGGTGAGAAGACCATGGAGATCAAGGTCTTCGAGACAATTGTCAGTCAAATCTGGTCATGTTTACCAGGGTACTGTGAGCTGCCATTGGATCTTGAGGACGCGTTTGATCAGACTTTTGCAGAGATGCTCAGCAACTTGTTGTACCAACAACCGCAAATGAGAACAGACATCTGCAAGGCTCTTCAGAATCTTGTCGACACGAACAAGGCCGTTGCGGAAGTAGATGGCGAGGAAGATCTGCTTCAACAAGGACGGCTCACTGGACAGGAGGCGCAAGCCAACCTCAAGCATATGTCTGGGTCCGCGGGTAACATTCTTGCAGTCCTTTTCAACGTCTACAGTCAGACCTTACCGCACAATCGTGGCAATCTATTACAGTGTATCAATGCTTATCTGAGCATCACGCCCGAACCCGAACTTCTCGAAACCTATCAGCGTGTGGCCGTCATGCTCGAAAGCGCTGTAGCCGAGACTGGCTCTCAGACACAGGCTGATAAGCAGAAAGAACGTGGCTCCAGCAAAGATGCGAAGGACAATATGCCGCCCACATCGCATACGCTCATGGACCTCATCATCACCATCTCTACCTACCTACCAAGGGACAGCTTTGCGGGACTTTTCAACATGGCCGCAAACATCGTCAACAAGCAGGATGATCCTCAGCTACAGAAGAAGGCCTACAAGTTGATTCCACGACTTTCCGAGTCCGAGGTTGGCCGTCAAGCACTGGCTGAGCGCAGTGCTGACCTGCAGCAGCTTTTGTTGTCCTCGGCCGAAAAGGTATCGGCACCGGCCCGCCGTGATCGACTGGCCTCAATCGCAGAGATCATACCAGGTCTTCCACCGTCAGAGCTTCAATTCATCCCTTCGATCATCTCCGAGGTCGTCATTGGTGTCAAGGAAGTTAACGAGAAAGCTCGGACTGCGGCCTTCGATTTGTTGGTGCTGATGGGCGAGAAAATGGCCGAAGGGGGAACAGTCGTCAACGCAAAGGTGCCGCACATGCCACCTGATGCGCCTTCCGTGCCTGCCAGCTTGGAGGAATATTTCACAATGGTGTCCGCCGGTTTGGCAGGCTCCACGCCTCACATGATTTCTGCGTCTATCACTGCTTTGACCAGACTGCTCTATGAATTCCACGGTCGTCTCCCCGAAGGGACCGTCACAGACCTGGTGCAGACCATGGACCTTTTCTTGACTTCAAACAATCGAGAAATTGTGCGATCTGTCCTTGGCTTCGTCAAAGTTTGCATAATCTCATTACCAAGCACTCTGGTCCTCCCACGGCTGGAGACGCTGATACCAAATCTGATTGTGTGGAGTCATGAACACAAGCAGCATTTCAGAGCCAAGGTCAAGCATATCTTCGAGCGCATGATCAGGAGGTTTGGGGTTGACACTGTTGAGAGATACACGCCAGAAGCAGACAAGAAGCTTATCTCGAACATCCGCAAGACGCGTGAGCGAAGGAAGAAGAAGCGAGACGCCGGAGAGGACGATGAAGACGTCGCGGTGGGTGCTGAGAAGCGACGCAGCAAGTTTGAAAGCGAGTACGATGAAGCTGTATATGGCTCTGCGTCAGACGAAGACGATTCCGGTTCAGATATCTCGGATGATGAAGTGCTGGGCCGAGCTGCAGCGAAAGGCAGGAAAGCCAAACAGGGCGGAAGCCAGTACATCGTGGAAGATGATGACGAGCCTCTTGACCTCCTGGACCGCAAAGCTCTGGCTCATGTGTCTTCAACGAAGCCCGCCAAGAGAGGTGCTTCAGGAGAGGGCAAGAAGAACAAGGCCAAAACCGACATTGACGGCAAGCTGGTATTCAACGAGAGCTCTGACGATGAATTAATGGGCTTTGACGACCACGGCATGGCTGGAGGTGCGGAGCCCGGGGATGGTACGCTGGAGGGTGGTATCAACGCCTACGTCAACGCTATCAAGGGCAAGCACGCAGCTGAACGTGGCCAGCGTGGCAAGCTAAAGTTTAAGAATGTCCGGGGTGACGAGGATGAGATGGACGTTGATGAGGACGATGCTATGGCTGCTAAGAAGAAGCTCGATGCTGTTAAGAGTCCTCGCGGGGGTAAGCAAAAGCCGGAGAGACGATCATTGAATGGGGACAAGACCCGAGGTGGCGGCTTGAGCGGTGGCAAGGTCCATAAAGCTGGAGCTGGCAGGGGCGGAGCATTCAAGCATGGTCTGCAGCGATCACGAGGAGGCAGGGGAGGCAGGGGAGGCAGAACGTAGATGAGATGTGAGAAAGTTGGGAGGGGGCCTTTGTTTGTAACTGTTGACAGCTGCAATAGCACGTGCACGCCATGACCACACCATGCATGTAAGTTGTCGCGGGCTAACTACCAACGGCCTCCGTTGGCTATTTGTACCACCGCTATCCCTCAATGTATCATGCAAACTCAGACGGGCATGGGCATCGTTCACTCGTCATCCTCCTCCTCGCCCTCACCAACGACGTTGAAGAACTTCAGGCTGTACTCGCCCTTGCTGGTGCTGACCACACGGAGCCAGTCACGGAGCTGCTGCTTCTTCAGAAACTTCTTGGTCAGGTACTTGAGGTAGCGACCGGAGAAGTCCTGGTGTGCGACGACCTCGATCTTGCCGTCGCCGAGGTTGGAGACGGTAATGTTGTCGCCGAGGTTACCGGTGCGGCCCTCGACCTTGATGCGCTGCTGGAGGAAGGTGGCGAAAGCAGAGGGGTCGAAGATGCGGTCCTGGGTTGGCTGCTGGGCGTTGATGATGAACTGTGAGACGCATCGTTGTTAGCGGCGGGCGGGGTGGAGGAGGCTCAATGCCATGGACGGCGCACACATACCTTCTTGGTCGTCTTCTGGCCCTTCTTTGGAGCGCCCTTCAGGCCGCCGCCGCCGGCAGTTGGTCTCTTCTGTTCAAACTCATTCTCAGCCTACTGCTCTGTGTCGAGACAGCCAGTCAAGGCGTCGACGGGCAGCATAGCGATATACATACAGTGCCTGCAACCATTGTGAGGGGCGTGATGTGCTGTGGTGTGTCGTGTGGTGGAGAGCGGCGCAAAGAAATGGATATCCTACGCCTGGGGGGAAAAGAGgatgtgtgtgtgtgtgtgtgcgCGCTCTGTGTGAGATGGCTTCACCCGTTGCATGCGCCTTCGCCGAAAAAATGGGTGCCGAAAGATCTTGGCTCGCAGCGAAAGTGCACAGTCACGTGATTGCGCCCACGTGTGGCGTTCGTGATTGCCTCCAGCTCCTCGTCGCGTCGCTCTCGCCTGCCTATTGCCCGCTGCCACAACATCTCTCGACAATCATCCGTTCCCACccacacccacacctacaCCCACACCTACACCCACACCCACGATGGCGGAGGAGGAGAGCTTCGGCGCGCTGTTCCACAACGTCGTGTTCACCATCATGCCCAGCGATGACCTGGAGGACGACGAGAAGACGGAGGTCTTGGCCGCGTTGGAGAGCAATGGCGGACGCTACGTGCCACTGCGCTCCAGCGACCAGCAGATTGACGAGCTGGACAACATCACGCACATCATCTCGACCACGATCGAGTTTCCACAGTATGCCTTGACCGTCGAGCGGGGCATCAGCACGGTGAAGCCATCCTGGGTGGCGCACAGCGCGAGGAAGAGCAAGCAAGCATCGGCCCGCCAACACAGTCCAGACCCGAGTCAGTACTTTCACAACGTCGTCGTCACTTGTGCCGATCTGCCAGAGGGCGATGCAGAGGCCATCACTGCCGGCGTCATGGCTCTCGGTGGCCAATTCAGCCATCCACTTACCAAGCTGGTCACTCACGTGGTGACCATGAGCCTGGACCATCCCAAGTGCAAGGCCATCAAGGACAAGGGACATAAATGCAAGCTAGTGCTGCCTCACTGGTTCGATGATTGCTTTCGGCTGGGCAAGAAGATCAGCGAGAGACCATACGAGTTCCCCGATCCGGAACTGCTTCGAAGAAACAACAAGCCACATGTCAAGGCATATCCCTCCCCGGACCTCGAAGGCGCGGTGAGCCCATCACCAACGAAGGTTCCAGGTGGCAGCCCGCCGCCCAGCCCGTCTGAGTCTCGCAAGAATCTGAACGCCCTCATGTGCAAGGACATCTTCTTGGACAACGACCTCGAGCTATCTGACAACCTCAAGGAAACGATCAATAGACTAATAGTCTACGCTGGGGGTGTCGTGGTAAGCAAAGTTGACGAGGCGGATATCTACATTGGGTACTTTCGGGACGGTGCCAACTATATCGCTGCTTCTCGTGCTGGCAAGGAAGTCGCGAACCTGGCATGGCTATACCATGTCATCAACCAGAACAAGTACACGACACCTTTGAAGCGCCTATTTCACTACCCAGTGCCACGCAATGGTGTCCCAGGTTTCAAAGACATGAAAATCAGCTTGTCGAACTACGCCGGCGACTCTCGCAACTACATCGAGAACCTCATTCGCATTTGTGGGGCCGAGTATACCAAGACCATGAAGCAGGACAACACCCACCTTGTCACAGCGCACAAGAACGGCGAAAAGTGTGAAGCAGCTTCGGAGTGGAACATCAAGGTGGTCAATCATCTCTGGTTGGAGGAGAGCTACGCCAAATGCGCCATACAATCTTGCACGAACGACAAATATACCACGTTTCCCACAAGAACAAACCTTGGGGAAGTGACCGGTCGAACAGGTCTCGACATGGCCAGTGTCGAAAAGCAATTCTTCCCGAAGGCTAGGTCGCCTCAGAAGAAGCCTGCAGAGAAGCCATCTCCACGCAAGACTGTTCCCACCTCGAATGTGCTCGCAGAAGGGGTAACCATGCAAGAAGATGACGTTGGTGTCCCGACGACCATCGCAGAAGCAGAGGAGATGGACGTCGATCCGGCTGAGCCAATGACTGTGAAGAAGCCGCGAGGCAGGACACCACGCTCTGCTGCCGCCACACCACGTGTGGCGAGCGCTAGGGAAAACGCGACTCCAGCAATCACCAGCACTGGCCGTGCGTCGAAGTCGAAAGCGCTCAACAGCATTCATGACTCTGCAGAAGACATCGCCCTATATCAAAAAGAACTGAAGCGAAAGGGTGGTGTCACGCATGGCAGGGAGCGCCGCGCTAGCGTTGCAGAAATGTCCTCGCCTGCTCCAGCAACGCGGAACTCGCGCAAGCGGCCGAGCGAAGAGTACGAGGTGACAGCCCAGGGCAGTGACCTTAGCGATGGCGAGACTCAAGATTCTCGCGCGAAACAGAACAAGAAAGCCAAGCACTCCGTCTCGTCCACGCTACCACCAGTACAATACCGTATGATGGTGACTGGTGATGACCGCTGGACGAACAACGCGAAGAAGGAGGCCGCCGACAAGGCGATCCTACGCGGGCTCGGTGTTCTGCTGACACAAGATCCTGCTCATGTTGACATACTTGTTGCCCCAAAGATTCTTCGAACGAAGAAGTTTGTGTCGGCGTTGGCTTGTGCGCCTCTCGTTGTGGACACATCCTTCCTGGAATACGCGCTCAGTAAGAAGAAGCTTCAGGACAATCCACCAATACTCAAGGACAAGGACAACGAGGATCGACTCGGATTCACGCTTTCTGAAAGTCTTAAGCTGGCCAAGCGGAACAAGCGCAAGCTGTTCGCAAACTGGGCCATCTGTGTGACGAAAGACGTCAATGGTGGCTTCGACACATACAAGGAGATCATCTCGTTGAACGGCGGCGAGACGATGATGTATCAAGGTCGGCAGAAACTATCACTCGCAAAGCCCACCAACCAAGCAGGCAACGAGTTTGACTACGTCTACTTGGTATCTGGGAAGAGCGAAGCTGAAATGAAGCTGTGGAAGAAATTCCGCGAGAATGCAAGCAGCCAAGGTGTGGAAGCCAAGATCGTGTCCTCCGACTGGGTGTTGAACGCAGCCATGAGCCAGAAGATCACGCTGTCGGAGAAGTGGGTGCTTGACGAGGAAGATGAAATGGGCCAATGCGAAATTTGAGATGGAGCCGCTTCCGAGAAACATGGTCGTTGACAGCGCTTGCTAGGCTTTCTCTGGACGCTCAGGCCTCAACCGCGGCGGGTTTGGTGGGCGATTCGGCTTGATAGACGTTTGACATTTGCTGGTGTGTTAGCGAGGCGTTTGTAGGGGGGGGGGGCAGCGAGACTCATGAAATGCATTGACTTTGTTCTGCTGCGTCTCGTTCATTCTGTGCATGCGTGAAAGAAGTGTgctgttgttgttgttgagCTGATGAACAGTGTCAAGACGACGGCATGAGGTGCCATGATTGGCGCGCCAGCGAAGCTCCTCCACACCTGACGTCGCGAAGCAGCTGCACGGTCATGCCGGGAGCTTCTGTCAGCCATGTGCTTAGCCTTGCCTTGCGAGACACGCGATCGTTCTTACATACAGTACACGCTCGTGCTGCTCTCACGTCACGCCGTCTACCAGAGACAGACTTTCGACCTGCTGCACGTAGCCTGAGTGGCATTGCCAATGTGACGAGGCGTGTACCGCGAGTCGATGGGGCGCGGTCGAAGGCTGGTTAAACAGTGGACAAGACGGGACACATGGACGAGATGGGAGACGGCGTAGCGCAATCGGCGCCCACGaatgctgctgctgctgccgCTGCCGCTCTATCGACACCAGGAAGGGTCCCCTTCAAGTCCGGTCGCAGCTTCTCTGATCCACCCATCACCACTACGAACACCGCcatcaccaccaccaccaccaccaccacctcctcctcctcctcctcctcctcctcctcctcctcctcctcctcctcctcctcctcctcctcctccgtTACCCTCCTCCAGCCGTCGCCCGAGTTCAAGGAGCGGCAACGCAGCAGAGACGACCATGCT contains the following coding sequences:
- a CDS encoding 60S ribosomal protein L22, whose protein sequence is MVAGTAENEFEQKRPTAGGGGLKGAPKKGQKTTKKFIINAQQPTQDRIFDPSAFATFLQQRIKVEGRTGNLGDNITVSNLGDGKIEVVAHQDFSGRYLKYLTKKFLKKQQLRDWLRVVSTSKGEYSLKFFNVVGEGEEEDDE
- a CDS encoding BRCT-containing protein 1, producing the protein MAEEESFGALFHNVVFTIMPSDDLEDDEKTEVLAALESNGGRYVPLRSSDQQIDELDNITHIISTTIEFPQYALTVERGISTVKPSWVAHSARKSKQASARQHSPDPSQYFHNVVVTCADLPEGDAEAITAGVMALGGQFSHPLTKLVTHVVTMSLDHPKCKAIKDKGHKCKLVLPHWFDDCFRLGKKISERPYEFPDPELLRRNNKPHVKAYPSPDLEGAVSPSPTKVPGGSPPPSPSESRKNLNALMCKDIFLDNDLELSDNLKETINRLIVYAGGVVVSKVDEADIYIGYFRDGANYIAASRAGKEVANLAWLYHVINQNKYTTPLKRLFHYPVPRNGVPGFKDMKISLSNYAGDSRNYIENLIRICGAEYTKTMKQDNTHLVTAHKNGEKCEAASEWNIKVVNHLWLEESYAKCAIQSCTNDKYTTFPTRTNLGEVTGRTGLDMASVEKQFFPKARSPQKKPAEKPSPRKTVPTSNVLAEGVTMQEDDVGVPTTIAEAEEMDVDPAEPMTVKKPRGRTPRSAAATPRVASARENATPAITSTGRASKSKALNSIHDSAEDIALYQKELKRKGGVTHGRERRASVAEMSSPAPATRNSRKRPSEEYEVTAQGSDLSDGETQDSRAKQNKKAKHSVSSTLPPVQYRMMVTGDDRWTNNAKKEAADKAILRGLGVLLTQDPAHVDILVAPKILRTKKFVSALACAPLVVDTSFLEYALSKKKLQDNPPILKDKDNEDRLGFTLSESLKLAKRNKRKLFANWAICVTKDVNGGFDTYKEIISLNGGETMMYQGRQKLSLAKPTNQAGNEFDYVYLVSGKSEAEMKLWKKFRENASSQGVEAKIVSSDWVLNAAMSQKITLSEKWVLDEEDEMGQCEI